From one Musa acuminata AAA Group cultivar baxijiao chromosome BXJ2-6, Cavendish_Baxijiao_AAA, whole genome shotgun sequence genomic stretch:
- the LOC135614113 gene encoding fructokinase-like 2, chloroplastic: MACVLAACPLPFFSGQTDCKIMIFQPSVSRLNCSRLQKWCISTVSRKKSRPIDVEDNNSTESTDEGSKKTPRTPRHSRKKVATDIADKSSMEMVTSANEEERSAVVTSPESSKKISRRGRKKASSSSSSEEVKLEKKATRRRSSKKVNKMNESMDKELVTHEDLIETKFPGSEQRELQLEDDGEDISYTYGWPPLVCCFGAARYAFIPSGRPANRLIDHKIHESMKDMFWSPNKFVRAPGGSSSSVAVALAAIGGRVAFMGKLGDDEYGQNMLYYLNVNNVQTRSVKLDGSKSTATSHMKISKRGGLRLSCTRPCAEDSFLISDINVDVLKEAKMFYFSSSSLLDQSTRTTTLQAIKISKKFGGVIFFDSNLALPLWKSSEETKTFLQEAWRYADMIEVTKQELEFLCGIEPSEKFDTNDNDRTKFIHHKPEVVKQLWHENLKVLFVTNGTSKIHYYTAEDNGWVHGMEDPPITPFTGDMSVAGDAIVAALLRMLTVQPHLVTDKGYLEHTIKYAINCGVIDQWLFARICGFPPKEGMDVPEDEDRRFKSITEREYRAVQPKK, translated from the exons ATGGCGTGTGTCCTCGCAGCATGCCCTCTCCCCTTCTTCAG TGGGCAGACGGATTGCAAGATTATGATTTTTCAACCTAGTGTCTCTCGCCTAAATTGTTCAAGACTGCAGAAGTGGTGTATTTCAACTGTCTCCAGGAAAAAATCTCGACCAATTGATGTGGAAGATAACAATAGTACAGAAAGTACTGATGAAGGATCTAAGAAGACTCCACGGACTCCAAGACATTCTAGAAAGAAAGTTGCTACAGATATTGCGGACAAGAGCTCTATGGAAATGGTTACTAGTGCCAATGAAGAAGAAAGGAGCGCCGTGGTGACTTCTCCTGAAAGCTCTAAGAAAATTAGTAGAAGAGGCCGGAAGAAAG CTAGTTCATCGTCAAGCTCAGAGGAGGTGAAACTTGAAAAGAAAGCCACTAGGCGAAGGTCTTCAAAAAAGGTCAACAAAATGAATGAGAGTATGGATAAAGAACTTGTTACTCATGAGGACCTTATAGAGACAAAATTTCCCGGTAGTGAACAGCGGGAGCTGCAACTAGAAGATGATGGGGAGGATATCAGTTATACTTATGGTTGGCCACCTCTAGTTTGCTGCTTTGGAGCTGCACGATATGCATTTATACCTTCTGGAAGGCCAGCTAATAGACTGATAGACCACAAGATCCATGAGTCGATGAAGGATATGTTCTGGTCACCAAATAAATTTGTAAGAGCACCTGGAGGGTCATCGTCCAGTGTTGCTGTAGCTCTTGCAGCCATAGGTGGTCGAGTTGCATTCATGGGAAAACTTGGGGATGATGAATATGGTCAAAACATGCTGTATTATTTGAATGTTAACAATGTACAAACTCGATCAGTCAAACTTGACGGTTCAAAATCTACAGCAACATCCCATATGAAGATTTCTAAAAGGGGCGGCCTACGACTGAGCTGTACAAGACCTTGTGCTGAAGATAGTTTCTTGATCTCCGACATCAATGTCGATGTTCTCAAAGAG GCAAAAATGTTCTATTTTAGCTCATCATCTTTGCTTGACCAAAGTACAAGAACAACAACTCTGCAAGCCATCAAGATTTCCAAGAAATTTGGAGGTGTCATATTTTTTGATTCTAACCTCGCGCTTCCATTGTGGAAATCTAGTGAAGAAACCAAAACATTTCTCCAAGAAGCATGGAGGTATGCAGACATGATTGAGGTGACCAAGCAAGAGCTTGAATTCCTTTGTGGCATCGAACCCTCGGAGAAATTTGATACTAACGATAATGACAGAACCAAATTTATCCACCATAAACCAGAAGTGGTTAAGCAGCTATGGCATGAAAATCTCAAGGTCCTGTTTGTGACCAATGGAACTTCTAAAATACACTATTACACCGCGGAGGATAATGGATGGGTTCATGGAATGGAAGACCCACCTATCACTCCCTTCACCGGTGACATGTCAGTGGCCGGTGATGCCATCGTTGCTG CACTTTTGAGAATGCTTACGGTGCAGCCTCATCTGGTCACCGACAAGGGTTACCTGGAGCACACAATCAAATACGCGATTAATTGTGGTGTCATTGACCAGTGGTTGTTTGCTAGAATCTGCGGTTTCCCCCCTAAAGAAGGGATGGATGTACCAGAGGACGAAGATAGAAGATTCAAGTCCATTACGGAGAGAGAATATCGTGCAGTGCAGCCGAAGAAGTAG
- the LOC135614115 gene encoding cytochrome P450 85A1-like → MVVLAMVIGLAVSLLVTCGAVLRWNEVRYRKKGLPPGTMGWPVFGETTEFLKQGPSFMKNQRLRYGSLFKSHILGCPTVVCMDPELNRFILMNEGKGFAPGYPQSMLDILGRSNIAAVRGDMHKTMRSAMLGIVSPPVIRDQLLPKIDEFMRSYIDNWGGRVIDIQEKTKEMALMSALKQIASIETGPVSEALKAEIFRLVLGTLSLPINIPGTNYHQGFKARKRLVYILRQLIEERRVSGCYHDDMLDSLLKIDDSSRGKLDDEQIIDLIIALVYSGYETVSTTSMMAVKYLHDHPGVLVELRNEHLEIRKGKSREDAIDWSDYKSMRFTRAVILETLRMATVVNGVLRKTTQDVAMKGFTIPKGWRIYVYTREINYDPLMYPQPLSFNPWRWLGKNMDSHQHFMLFGGGARMCPGKELGTVEIATFLHYFVTRYRWEEVGGDNILKFPRVEAPNGLHIRVWDD, encoded by the exons ATGGTGGTCTTGGCAATGGTTATTGGGTTGGCAGTGAGCCTCCTGGTCACCTGTGGTGCTGTGTTGAGATGGAATGAGGTGAGGTACAGGAAGAAAGGCCTGCCTCCCGGGACTATGGGTTGGCCAGTCTTTGGGGAGACCACAGAGTTCCTGAAGCAAGGTCCAAGCTTCATGAAGAACCAGAGACTCAG GTACGGGAGCTTATTCAAGTCTCATATACTGGGATGTCCTACGGTGGTGTGCATGGATCCAGAGCTCAACAGGTTCATTCTGATGAACGAAGGCAAAGGGTTTGCTCCTGGCTACCCACAGTCCATGCTGGATATCCTGGGGAGATCCAACATTGCAGCCGTACGCGGTGACATGCACAAGACGATGAGGAGTGCTATGCTTGGCATCGTGAGCCCCCCAGTGATCAGGGACCAACTCCTGCCCAAGATCGATGAGTTCATGAGGTCTTACATCGACAACTGGGGTGGAAGAGTCATCGACATCCAAGAGAAGACCAAGGAG ATGGCATTGATGTCGGCCTTGAAACAAATTGCTAGCATCGAGACAGGTCCAGTTTCTGAAGCTCTAAAAGCAGAGATCTTCAGACTTGTTCTTGGTACTCTTTCATTGCCAATCAATATTCCTGGAACAAATTACCATCAGGGCTTCAAG GCAAGGAAGAGACTTGTGTACATATTGCGGCAGCTAATAGAGGAAAGAAGAGTCTCTGGATGCTACCACGATGACATGCTTGATTCCCTCTTGAAGATCGACGACAGCTCCAGAGGAAAACTTGATGATGAACAGATCATTGATCTGATCATTGCCTTGGTCTACTCTGGTTATGAAACTGTCTCGACCACATCGATGATGGCTGTCAAGTATCTCCATGATCACCCCGGAGTCCTTGTAGAACTGAGG AATGAGCATCTGGAAATCCGTAAAGGGAAGTCGCGCGAGGATGCAATCGATTGGAGCGATTACAAGTCCATGAGATTTACTCGTGCA GTGATACTGGAGACTCTAAGAATGGCCACAGTAGTCAACGGGGTACTCAGAAAGACAACCCAAGATGTGGCGATGAAAG GTTTCACAATACCGAAAGGGTGGAGGATTTATGTGTACACTAGAGAGATCAATTATGATCCTCTCATGTATCCACAACCTTTAAGCTTCAACCCATGGAGATGGCTG GGCAAAAACATGGACTCACACCAGCATTTCATGCTGTTTGGAGGAGGAGCAAGGATGTGCCCAGGGAAAGAACTGGGGACAGTAGAAATCGCTACATTCCTTCACTATTTTGTAACCCGATACAG ATGGGAAGAAGTTGGAGGGGATAATATACTAAAATTTCCGAGAGTCGAAGCTCCGAACGGCCTACATATCCGTGTTTGGGACGATTAG
- the LOC135614116 gene encoding truncated transcription factor CAULIFLOWER A-like, translating to MGRGRVQLKRIENKINRQVTFSKRRSGLLKKAHEISVLCDAEVALIIFSAKGKLYEYSTDSSMEKILGRYENYWYAEKAFISSDLDSQGNWCQEYRKLKAKLEALSRSQRHLMGEQLESLNIRELQQLEHQLEISLKHVRSRKNQVMFDSIAELQSKEKALQEQNKNLEEQIVEKQKAKVVNQQAHWDHAQRSSASPPSLMAEADPTFNIGPYQGMAAVYGQHQVRTSNGLLPPWMFRPLNG from the exons ATGGGGAGGGGGCGAGTGCAGCTGAAGCGGATCGAGAACAAGATCAATCGGCAGGTGACATTCTCCAAGCGCCGATCCGGGCTGCTCAAGAAGGCCCACGAGATCTCCGTCCTCTGCGACGCCGAGGTCGCCCTCATCATCTTCTCCGCCAAGGGCAAGCTCTACGAGTACTCCACCGATTCCAG TATGGAAAAGATTCTTGGACGATACGAGAATTACTGGTACGCAGAAAAGGCATTCATCTCATCAGATCTGGATTCTCAG GGCAATTGGTGTCAAGAATACCGCAAACTCAAAGCTAAGTTGGAGGCTTTAAGTAGAAGTCAAAG GCATCTGATGGGAGAACAACTGGAGTCCTTGAATATTAGAGAACTCCAACAACTAGAGCATCAACTGGAGATTTCCCTAAAGCATGTTAGGTCAAGAAAG AATCAAGTCATGTTTGACTCCATTGCCGAGCTTCAAAGCAAG GAGAAGGCACTGCAGGAGCAAAACAAGAATTTAGAGGAGCAG ATCGTGGAGAAGCAGAAGGCTAAAGTTGTCAACCAGCAAGCTCACTGGGATCATGCACAAAGAAGCTCGGCATCACCGCCCTCGTTAATGGCGGAAGCTGACCCTACCTTCAACATCGG GCCTTATCAAGGTATGGCGGCTGTATACGGGCAACATCAGGTACGGACCAGTAATGGCTTATTGCCGCCGTGGATGTTCCGTCCCCTGAACGGTTAG